The following are encoded in a window of Spea bombifrons isolate aSpeBom1 chromosome 2, aSpeBom1.2.pri, whole genome shotgun sequence genomic DNA:
- the SLC5A3 gene encoding sodium/myo-inositol cotransporter: MRALLEAADIAIVALYFVLVLCLGFFAMWKSNRSTVSGYFLAGRSMTWAAVGASLFVSNIGSEHFIGLSGSGAASGFAVGAWELNALLLLQLLGWVFIPVYIRSGVYTMPEYLSRRYGGHRIQVYFAILSLILYIFTKLSVDLYSGALFIQESLGWNLYLSIILLIGMTAVLTVTGGLVAVIYTDTLQALLMIAGALTLSIISFVKVGGFEEVKRRYMLATPNVTSILLTHNFTSSYVCHVAPKPDALRMLREASDEDIPWPGFMLGQTPASVWYWCADQVIVQRVLAAKNIAHAKGATLMAGFLKILPMFIIVIPGMISRILFADDIACINPEHCMEVCGSRAGCSNIAYPRLVMKVLPVGLRGLMMAVMIAALMSDLDSIFNSASTIFTLDIYKFMRKTATSRELVMVGRVFVAFMVVISIAWVPIIIEMQGGQMYLYIQEVADYLTPPVAALFLLGVFWKRCNEQGAFYGGMVGFVLGGTRLILAFVYRVPECDQPDNRPSFIKNVHYMYIATGLFWITTVIAVVVSLLTSPPTKEQIRTTTFWALKNKAVKEKSPKEDSYIEQEKTIMHCTDDNIKQVPNGKSDEHLKNVQNEDITLLVTYKDDNNPLSSLSVSEAETPVDCYSNGQAALMGQTPTEEDKVNNSKCSKIFRWFCVYKGEAADAKKSIKAEEEAEALCLKMLEETPVMKLILNTGLFCVCSVGLFMFVYFSV; the protein is encoded by the coding sequence ATGAGAGCTTTATTGGAAGCGGCGGACATTGCCATAGTGGCGTTGTATTTTGTGCTGGTGTTATGCTTGGGATTTTTTGCCATGTGGAAGTCCAACCGAAGTACTGTAAGTGGATATTTCCTAGCCGGTCGCTCTATGACCTGGGCAGCTGTTGGCGCCTCGCTGTTTGTGAGCAATATTGGTAGCGAACACTTTATTGGACTCTCGGGGTCAGGAGCAGCAAGCGGATTTGCAGTGGGCGCATGGGAACTGAATGCATTGTTGCTTTTGCAACTCCTCGGATGGGTCTTCATTCCAGTTTATATTCGCTCTGGAGTATACACTATGCCTGAATATTTATCCAGACGATATGGAGGACACAGGATCCAGGTGTACTTCGCCATATTATCTTTGATTTTGTACATCTTTACCAAACTCTCTGTTGACTTGTATTCAGGGGCGTTGTTTATCCAAGAATCCCTGGGATGGAACCTTTACCTGTCCATCATCTTGCTCATCGGAATGACGGCAGTCCTTACTGTCACGGGTGGACTTGTGGCGGTAATATACACGGACACTCTCCAAGCTTTGCTCATGATCGCCGGAGCCCTCACTCTGAGCATCATCAGCTTCGTCAAAGTCGGTGGATTTGAAGAGGTTAAAAGAAGATACATGTTGGCGACACCAAATGTCACATCCATTCTGCTCACCCATAATTTCACCAGCTCGTACGTTTGCCACGTCGCACCCAAGCCAGATGCCCTCAGGATGTTACGAGAGGCCTCCGATGAGGATATTCCTTGGCCTGGATTTATGCTCGGTCAGACGCCTGCCTCTGTCTGGTATTGGTGCGCCGACCAAGTAATAGTACAGAGGGTTTTAGCTGCAAAGAACATCGCGCACGCTAAGGGAGCAACTCTCATGGCGGGGTTTCTAAAGATTTTGCCAATGTTCATTATAGTCATTCCGGGCATGATTTCAAGAATACTTTTTGCTGACGACATCGCTTGCATAAACCCCGAGCACtgcatggaggtctgtggaagCAGAGCTGGATGTTCTAACATTGCTTATCCCCGCTTGGTTATGAAAGTTCTACCCGTAGGTTTGAGAGGACTCATGATGGCCGTCATGATCGCAGCTCTGATGAGCGATTTGGACTCGATCTTTAATAGCGCAAGCACTATCTTTACCCTTGACATATACAAATTTATGCGAAAGACTGCAACATCTCGCGAACTTGTGATGGTTGGAAGGGTCTTTGTGGCTTTTATGGTTGTCATCAGCATTGCTTGGGTGCCGATCATTATTGAAATGCAAGGAGGCCAAATGTACTTGTATATCCAAGAGGTCGCGGACTACCTGACTCCTCCGGTCGCTGCCTTATTTCTCCTGGGCGTATTTTGGAAACGATGCAACGAGCAAGGTGCATTTTATGGAGGCATGGTGGGTTTTGTTTTGGGAGGCACCCGTCTAATTCTGGCTTTCGTTTATCGTGTCCCGGAGTGCGACCAGCCCGATAACAGACCAAGCTTCATTAAAAACGTCCATTACATGTACATAGCCACTGGCTTGTTCTGGATAACCACCGTCATCGCCGTGGTCGTCAGTCTCCTAACATCGCCTCCAACCAAAGAGCAGATCAGGACCACCACGTTTTGGGCCCTTAAAAACAAAGCTGTCAAAGAAAAGAGCCCCAAGGAAGATTCCTATATAGAACAGGAGAAAACCATTATGCATTGCACTGATGATAACATTAAGCAGGTACCAAACGGGAAGTCGGATGAGCACCTCAAAAACGTCCAAAACGAGGACATAACTCTACTGGTGACTTACAAAGACGACAATAACCCATTGAGCTCCCTGAGCGTCTCTGAAGCGGAGACACCGGTGGATTGTTATTCTAACGGACAAGCGGCTCTGATGGGCCAAACCCCTACCGAAGAGGATAAGGTGAACAATAGCAAGTGTTCCAAGATTTTCCGTTGGTTCTGCGTGTACAAAGGCGAGGCTGCCGACGCCAAAAAATCCATCAAAGCAGAGGAGGAAGCCGAAGCGCTCTGTTTAAAAATGCTGGAAGAGACGCCCGTCATGAAACTGATTCTCAACACTGGATTGTTTTGTGTATGCTCCGTCGGACTGTTCATGTTCGTTTATTTTTCGGTGTGA